A portion of the Mesobacillus sp. AQ2 genome contains these proteins:
- the lepB gene encoding signal peptidase I: MVKQRNELWEWIKAFLIAILLAFVIRAFLFTPIEVKGASMEPTLHNEERMFVTKVGEPKRFDIVVFHATEEKDYIKRVIGLPGDRVEYKNDVLYINGKPYDEPYLDDIKKQLIDGPLTGSFTLEETAVGAEVVPEGHVFVMGDNRRNSKDSRHIGAVPIENIVGTTKVVFYPFKEMKIIGD; the protein is encoded by the coding sequence ATGGTAAAACAGCGAAATGAACTTTGGGAATGGATAAAGGCTTTCCTGATTGCAATATTATTGGCATTTGTTATACGTGCCTTTCTCTTTACTCCAATTGAAGTAAAAGGTGCTTCCATGGAACCAACTCTGCATAACGAAGAGAGGATGTTCGTCACAAAGGTCGGTGAACCTAAACGGTTTGATATTGTCGTTTTCCATGCAACCGAGGAGAAGGATTACATTAAAAGGGTGATCGGGTTGCCAGGTGACCGTGTAGAATATAAAAACGACGTCCTTTATATAAATGGAAAGCCATATGATGAGCCGTATTTGGATGACATCAAAAAGCAATTGATTGATGGGCCGCTGACAGGATCGTTTACCTTGGAAGAGACCGCTGTTGGAGCTGAAGTTGTACCTGAAGGCCATGTTTTTGTAATGGGCGACAACAGAAGGAACAGTAAAGACAGCCGCCACATCGGAGCCGTCCCAATTGAAAATATCGTAGGAACAACAAAGGTCGTTTTTTACCCGTTTAAAGAAATGAAGATTATTGGTGATTAA
- a CDS encoding STAS domain-containing protein has product MEMQKDLIVGGVELKWDLNSGQVLFEGGDVVFFWVSAMKTFFDTINEITGEEATNLVLEATGFRQGIIVGEGFKEMKEINTSNVVEWLSNTYVPAGWGYVSVEEMNVNTKNFTLYIQDDWEYKMNKLGSEEKQGIFVPAHYAGVFTGLFGSNFWYKIIKYQNESNPYTVVEYFPSVMSIQQNIRRLASRQEDKHIQELESLVAEKTNMLQDLVKELSSPMIPVLEGIVVVPLIGRYDENRAEDLINNTLNNLPKYHTRYVLLDLTGLNKDISPYTAELIDKLGSAARLLGVEVILVGISAELAMVITETMTRLKKYECLQTLQHGIYYALGKSGKSIV; this is encoded by the coding sequence ATGGAGATGCAAAAGGATCTTATTGTCGGCGGCGTAGAACTTAAATGGGACTTAAACTCAGGTCAAGTATTGTTCGAGGGTGGGGACGTTGTTTTTTTCTGGGTGTCTGCAATGAAAACGTTCTTTGACACAATCAATGAAATTACAGGTGAAGAAGCAACAAACCTTGTACTAGAGGCCACTGGTTTCCGACAGGGCATCATCGTTGGTGAAGGATTCAAGGAAATGAAGGAAATCAATACATCCAATGTTGTGGAATGGCTGTCAAATACATATGTACCAGCAGGATGGGGATACGTAAGTGTTGAGGAAATGAATGTAAATACAAAAAACTTCACCTTATATATTCAAGATGACTGGGAATACAAAATGAACAAATTGGGTTCCGAGGAAAAGCAGGGTATTTTCGTTCCTGCGCATTATGCTGGGGTTTTTACAGGATTATTCGGAAGTAACTTCTGGTATAAGATCATTAAATACCAAAATGAATCCAATCCATATACAGTTGTGGAATACTTCCCATCTGTCATGAGTATTCAACAAAACATACGTAGGTTGGCAAGTAGACAAGAAGATAAACATATCCAGGAATTAGAGAGCCTGGTAGCCGAAAAAACGAATATGCTCCAGGATCTGGTAAAGGAGTTATCCTCTCCGATGATTCCAGTGCTTGAGGGTATAGTCGTCGTTCCATTGATTGGCAGATATGATGAGAACCGTGCAGAGGATTTGATTAACAACACATTGAATAATCTGCCAAAGTATCATACAAGATACGTTTTACTTGATCTCACAGGTTTGAACAAGGACATATCCCCATACACTGCAGAGTTGATAGATAAGCTTGGTTCAGCTGCCAGATTGTTAGGTGTGGAAGTCATTCTTGTAGGGATTTCCGCCGAACTGGCAATGGTGATCACCGAAACAATGACCAGACTGAAAAAATATGAATGCCTCCAGACCCTTCAGCACGGAATCTATTACGCTCTAGGTAAAAGCGGTAAAAGCATTGTATAG
- a CDS encoding TIGR00266 family protein, with protein sequence MRDHEIDYKIYGDDMQFVEVELDPSETVVAEAGSLMMMDQQIEMETIFGDGSGNGGGLVGKLFGAGKRLLTGESLFMTTFTNTGHDKKHVSFASPYPGKIIPMDLSELGGKIICQKDAFLAAAKGVSVGVEFQRKLGAGFFGGEGFIMQKLEGDGMAFVHAGGTIHKKELQAGDVIRVDTGCLVAMTSNVDYNIEMVKGVKTALFGGEGLFFATLRGPGTVWIQSLPFSRLASRVFAAAPQGGGQNKGEGSVLGGVFRMLDGD encoded by the coding sequence ATGAGGGATCATGAAATTGATTACAAAATTTACGGGGACGACATGCAGTTTGTTGAGGTTGAGCTAGATCCGAGTGAAACGGTTGTCGCCGAAGCTGGAAGTCTGATGATGATGGATCAGCAAATTGAAATGGAAACGATTTTTGGGGATGGCTCCGGAAATGGCGGCGGTCTAGTTGGCAAGCTGTTCGGCGCCGGTAAACGCCTGCTGACTGGCGAGAGCCTTTTTATGACAACCTTCACCAATACTGGACACGACAAAAAGCATGTTTCCTTTGCTTCTCCTTACCCAGGAAAAATCATTCCGATGGATTTGAGCGAGCTAGGCGGAAAAATCATTTGCCAAAAAGACGCTTTCCTGGCTGCTGCAAAAGGAGTATCTGTCGGAGTTGAGTTCCAGAGGAAGCTTGGAGCCGGTTTCTTCGGCGGGGAAGGTTTCATCATGCAAAAGCTTGAAGGAGACGGAATGGCATTTGTCCATGCTGGCGGAACAATACATAAGAAAGAACTCCAGGCAGGAGATGTCATCCGCGTCGACACCGGCTGTCTGGTAGCGATGACAAGTAATGTGGATTATAACATCGAAATGGTAAAAGGAGTCAAAACGGCCCTATTTGGCGGAGAAGGGTTATTCTTCGCTACACTGAGAGGACCAGGCACTGTATGGATCCAATCCCTTCCCTTCAGCCGACTTGCAAGCAGAGTCTTTGCCGCAGCACCTCAAGGCGGAGGGCAAAACAAAGGTGAAGGCAGTGTACTCGGCGGAGTCTTCCGTATGCTGGATGGCGATTGA
- a CDS encoding heterocycloanthracin/sonorensin family bacteriocin, with amino-acid sequence MNDFHNELQMLNVGDFQATQPVSWDQNMYHAGDERFLGLGLGGFGGCFGFSCFFSCFGCGGFRCGGCFRCGGCGGCFRCGGCGRCGGCGRCHRG; translated from the coding sequence ATGAATGATTTTCATAATGAGCTGCAAATGTTGAATGTTGGTGATTTCCAGGCAACTCAACCTGTCAGCTGGGATCAGAACATGTATCATGCAGGGGATGAGCGTTTTCTAGGTTTGGGCTTAGGCGGCTTTGGCGGATGTTTCGGTTTCTCTTGCTTCTTCAGCTGCTTTGGCTGCGGAGGTTTCCGTTGTGGCGGCTGTTTCCGCTGTGGCGGATGTGGCGGTTGCTTCCGTTGCGGAGGCTGCGGTCGATGCGGCGGTTGTGGCCGGTGCCATCGGGGTTAA
- a CDS encoding putative thiazole-containing bacteriocin maturation protein: protein MEKLDPCMRLKVKRDTFYLSEPNRGVYLRNNSCSFRLEGIGIEQWVEKLLPMFNGKYSLEKLTDGLPGPYRERVFQIAEVLLENGFVRDAAKDDSHTLSEEVIKKFASQIEFVDNLAGSGAARFQKFRDSNVLAVGSGPMLNSLVSSLLESGLKELNVMITSEVHTNRKRLAELVAHAHKTDSEVAYQELQVKEENWRELRSSFDHILYVSQGGNQEELKMWQNICRDEKKTFLPAIILKNKGLAGPIFNPGSEVCWESAWRRLHSAVFEQEQGVPSASLTTGALLANVVTFELFKDLAGVTKAEQKNRIFLLDLETLEGSWHSFFPHPLETRVSTLEKIETLEFRLGENQSTAETERLFQYFSLLTSKGTGILHVWEEADLKQLPLAQCRVQAANPLSEGPAELLESRVCSGFTHEEARIEAALSGIEDYAARMAGLLHNEEFMGVGAGETFAEAVGRGLQKCLSEKLNNRRDGQKELISLVDVEQLEDNRCRFYITALSTMQGAPRVGIGKDINGFPVFWVGTSKGWYGNIDLNGTMAFRNALQNALYDFQNDVNGDCLQDSEVQLEEWQKQTITIHDCPERIQTETMYAALDVLKENGTGLSVFDLRIDPIFNQQLNGLVGVLLREEGVN from the coding sequence ATGGAAAAATTGGATCCTTGCATGCGTTTGAAGGTGAAGAGGGATACGTTTTATCTCTCTGAACCTAACAGGGGAGTGTATTTACGTAATAACTCTTGTTCCTTCCGTCTTGAGGGAATCGGGATTGAACAGTGGGTTGAGAAGCTTTTGCCGATGTTTAATGGGAAGTATTCACTTGAAAAATTGACTGACGGGCTGCCCGGGCCTTATAGGGAGCGTGTCTTTCAAATTGCGGAGGTTCTTTTAGAGAATGGCTTTGTACGGGATGCTGCAAAGGATGATTCCCATACGCTATCTGAGGAAGTTATCAAAAAATTCGCCTCGCAAATCGAGTTTGTTGACAATTTGGCCGGCTCCGGGGCTGCAAGGTTCCAGAAATTCCGCGATTCAAATGTCCTTGCGGTTGGCTCAGGGCCGATGTTAAATTCGCTGGTATCTTCTTTACTGGAATCTGGCCTGAAAGAACTGAATGTCATGATTACAAGTGAAGTTCATACAAACAGAAAAAGACTTGCGGAGCTGGTGGCACATGCCCATAAAACAGATTCCGAGGTGGCGTACCAGGAACTGCAGGTAAAAGAAGAGAACTGGCGTGAGCTGCGGAGTTCGTTTGACCATATCCTTTATGTATCACAAGGAGGCAATCAGGAAGAATTAAAGATGTGGCAAAACATTTGCAGGGATGAGAAAAAAACATTCCTTCCAGCTATAATTCTTAAAAATAAAGGCTTGGCTGGCCCAATATTTAATCCAGGTTCAGAGGTATGCTGGGAGTCAGCCTGGAGACGGTTACATTCCGCTGTTTTTGAACAAGAACAGGGAGTCCCTTCAGCTTCATTGACAACAGGAGCATTGCTGGCGAACGTGGTCACTTTTGAATTATTTAAAGATCTTGCTGGCGTCACAAAGGCTGAACAAAAAAACCGGATTTTTCTGCTGGATTTAGAGACACTTGAAGGAAGCTGGCATTCATTTTTTCCTCATCCATTGGAAACGAGAGTCTCCACCCTGGAAAAGATAGAAACCCTGGAGTTCCGGCTAGGAGAGAACCAAAGTACTGCAGAAACGGAAAGGCTTTTCCAATACTTTAGCTTATTGACTTCCAAGGGGACCGGGATCTTGCATGTCTGGGAGGAAGCGGACCTGAAGCAACTTCCACTGGCACAATGTCGTGTTCAAGCAGCCAATCCGCTGTCTGAAGGTCCGGCCGAATTGTTGGAATCGCGAGTATGCAGTGGTTTTACCCATGAAGAGGCACGAATAGAAGCGGCTTTATCGGGAATTGAAGATTATGCAGCAAGAATGGCGGGTTTGCTTCATAATGAGGAGTTTATGGGTGTCGGCGCAGGAGAAACCTTTGCGGAAGCAGTTGGCCGCGGTTTGCAAAAATGTCTGTCCGAGAAGTTGAATAATCGAAGAGATGGCCAAAAAGAATTGATAAGTCTTGTGGACGTTGAGCAACTTGAAGATAATCGTTGTCGTTTCTATATTACTGCTCTTTCGACAATGCAGGGTGCACCGAGAGTAGGAATAGGAAAGGACATTAACGGTTTTCCTGTTTTCTGGGTTGGAACGAGCAAAGGCTGGTATGGCAATATTGATTTGAATGGAACAATGGCATTTAGAAACGCTTTGCAGAATGCATTATACGATTTTCAAAACGATGTTAACGGTGATTGCCTTCAAGATTCTGAAGTGCAGCTTGAAGAGTGGCAAAAACAAACCATCACGATTCATGATTGTCCAGAAAGAATCCAGACGGAGACCATGTATGCAGCTTTGGATGTCCTGAAAGAGAACGGAACGGGGCTGTCAGTCTTTGACTTGCGGATTGACCCGATATTTAATCAGCAACTCAATGGGCTGGTTGGTGTATTGCTGCGAGAGGAGGGAGTGAATTGA
- a CDS encoding TOMM precursor leader peptide-binding protein — protein sequence MSSFVVIIGEGRLAERVGEELSTRYQVFRRTDFENSLPANSELILVLHDAWNPTAHQEAEETMKMTGSAWLRGFVSFGEGIAGPLVRPDTPGCSQCADLRRLLGGQERSEMQAVKEKLAAEEGMTRDPWASQNGVLQLAHVIVQETDKILAGKKSKLEGRMYFTDLKTLNGSWHSFLADSLCPVCSPIPEDSAELAKISLKASPKISPGSYRTTPLDELKEVLYADYFDNRTGLLNSKMYDLVTPFADSSVNLPMISGGNEGTAGRTQCYADSELTAILEGLERHCGLEPRGKRPVIHDSYRNLEAQALNPLEVGVHADEQYEKPGFPFQKFDPDRPMDWVWGYSLTEERPILVPELLSYYSLGCGSAGFVYETSNGCALGGSMEEAIFFGIMEVVERDSFLLSWYAKLNLSRLDPFSAEDEELQLMAERMRAVAGYDLLLYNATMEHGIPSVWAMAKNLKGKGLNIICAAGAHLDPVKAAKSAIQELAGMMLNLDGKLEENKEKYLQMLEDDYLVRQMDDHGMLYGLPQSEERLAFLLDDNYSMESFRDAFTWESRSDDLTEDLKDVLGKFRQIGLKVIVVDQTPPELRKNGLYCVKVMIPGMLPMTFGHHLTRLKGLDRVLYVPMQLGFKKEPLTYEELNHLPHPFP from the coding sequence TTGAGTTCCTTCGTAGTAATAATTGGAGAAGGCAGGCTTGCTGAACGTGTGGGGGAAGAATTATCAACCCGTTACCAGGTATTTAGACGGACTGATTTTGAAAATAGCCTTCCCGCAAATTCGGAGTTGATCCTTGTATTGCACGATGCATGGAATCCCACTGCCCATCAAGAGGCTGAAGAAACAATGAAAATGACAGGGAGCGCATGGCTCCGGGGTTTTGTTTCATTTGGAGAAGGAATTGCAGGCCCTCTCGTTCGCCCAGATACTCCAGGATGTTCACAATGTGCCGATCTGAGAAGGCTGCTTGGGGGCCAGGAACGAAGTGAAATGCAGGCAGTGAAGGAAAAGCTGGCTGCTGAAGAAGGGATGACAAGGGATCCATGGGCCTCACAAAACGGAGTCTTACAGCTCGCGCATGTAATCGTGCAGGAGACAGATAAGATCCTTGCAGGGAAAAAGTCTAAGCTCGAGGGAAGGATGTATTTTACCGACCTAAAGACATTAAATGGATCGTGGCATTCTTTCCTTGCTGATTCTCTGTGCCCGGTATGCAGCCCAATTCCTGAGGATTCGGCTGAACTCGCAAAAATTTCGTTAAAAGCAAGTCCAAAAATCAGCCCCGGCAGCTACCGCACTACTCCGCTGGATGAATTAAAGGAAGTTCTCTATGCGGACTACTTTGACAACCGGACAGGACTGTTAAACAGCAAAATGTACGATCTTGTTACTCCATTCGCTGATTCGAGTGTCAATCTGCCGATGATCTCAGGGGGCAACGAAGGCACAGCTGGAAGGACACAATGCTATGCAGATAGTGAACTGACTGCGATATTGGAGGGCCTTGAACGCCATTGCGGACTTGAACCTCGTGGGAAACGCCCAGTTATTCATGACAGTTACCGAAACTTAGAGGCACAGGCATTGAACCCTTTAGAAGTTGGCGTCCACGCGGATGAGCAATATGAAAAGCCCGGGTTTCCATTTCAGAAGTTTGATCCTGATCGGCCGATGGATTGGGTTTGGGGTTATTCTTTGACAGAAGAGCGGCCAATCCTTGTGCCTGAACTGCTCTCCTATTATAGCCTGGGATGCGGGTCAGCGGGATTTGTCTATGAAACTTCCAATGGCTGTGCCCTTGGAGGGAGCATGGAAGAGGCAATTTTTTTTGGCATCATGGAGGTTGTTGAGCGAGATTCCTTCCTTCTATCCTGGTATGCAAAGCTGAACTTGTCCCGCCTTGATCCTTTTTCAGCAGAAGACGAAGAATTGCAATTAATGGCAGAGCGAATGCGTGCGGTAGCTGGTTATGATTTGCTTTTGTATAACGCTACGATGGAGCATGGCATACCAAGCGTCTGGGCAATGGCGAAGAACCTGAAGGGGAAGGGATTGAACATCATCTGTGCTGCAGGGGCCCATCTTGATCCAGTGAAGGCTGCCAAAAGTGCGATCCAGGAGCTTGCGGGGATGATGCTCAATCTTGATGGGAAACTCGAAGAGAACAAGGAAAAGTATTTACAAATGCTTGAGGATGATTATCTTGTGCGGCAAATGGATGACCATGGAATGCTATACGGACTGCCACAGTCCGAAGAGCGTTTGGCCTTCCTGCTTGATGACAACTATTCGATGGAAAGTTTTCGTGATGCATTTACCTGGGAATCCCGTTCAGATGACCTGACCGAAGATTTAAAGGATGTTCTCGGGAAATTTCGTCAAATAGGACTCAAAGTCATCGTTGTCGACCAGACTCCGCCAGAACTTAGGAAAAATGGGCTTTATTGTGTGAAAGTGATGATACCTGGAATGTTGCCAATGACTTTCGGGCACCATCTGACCCGACTCAAAGGGCTTGATCGGGTGCTCTATGTCCCTATGCAGCTTGGTTTTAAGAAAGAACCATTGACATATGAAGAACTAAACCACTTGCCGCATCCGTTCCCATAG
- a CDS encoding SagB family peptide dehydrogenase: MTIDEFLKDLQFNIDRANQDNWEPNWEDSPLAYKLYKGLPVVPLSAEVPLSLTEYRMPASPDIEGIGHFLWYAYGISQVSESVFPEEANPIHSYRRFAPSGGALYPNELYIYLKIKGLPDGVYHYDPSHHRLVLLRAGNFDSYISAALGERCELSSCFGTVFVSTMFWKNFFKYNNFSYRLQGLDAGVLMGQLLESAKRFGFAAGVYYQYLDSAINHFLGLSENEESIYSVIPLSVEPTNWTGNGNGTFNFQTADRLKRELRPIVFERVERSKNVLEFPILITMNEAAKFESTDSFTRLQNRSYDARSNQVVNLPQTESLAYDLAEVSKKRFSPEMDFVLTRISHQQLAVLLKESVTSFRYRNDLDDIFSGQEPRVSIYSSLYNVEGITNGAYYYDSMEHRLLEIQQGDHRMLLQSGLSFDNVNLQQVPLCLHVACNRDFYQEDLGYRGYRILQMEAGMLVQRLLLTSSALGLGGHPLLGFNASMADELYKMSEQTSLIQIPIGSYRPKPWLRGSLHS, from the coding sequence ATGACAATTGATGAATTTCTGAAGGATTTACAATTTAATATCGATCGTGCCAACCAGGATAACTGGGAACCCAATTGGGAGGATTCGCCTTTAGCCTATAAGCTGTACAAAGGGCTCCCGGTGGTGCCTCTTTCTGCGGAGGTTCCGTTGTCACTCACGGAATACAGAATGCCAGCCAGTCCAGATATAGAAGGAATCGGCCATTTTCTCTGGTATGCTTATGGAATCTCTCAAGTGAGCGAGTCCGTTTTTCCTGAGGAAGCAAACCCGATCCATTCCTATAGAAGGTTTGCTCCCTCTGGCGGAGCGCTCTATCCAAATGAACTGTATATATATTTGAAGATAAAAGGGCTTCCTGATGGAGTCTACCATTATGACCCGTCGCACCACCGACTTGTCCTGTTGCGGGCTGGAAATTTTGATTCCTACATTTCCGCTGCCTTAGGAGAACGTTGTGAGCTTTCGTCCTGCTTCGGCACAGTATTCGTCTCCACTATGTTCTGGAAAAACTTCTTTAAGTACAATAATTTCTCCTATCGGCTGCAAGGCCTGGATGCCGGCGTGCTGATGGGGCAGCTGTTGGAGAGTGCAAAACGTTTTGGTTTTGCTGCCGGGGTTTACTATCAATATCTGGATTCAGCAATCAATCACTTTCTTGGTTTATCAGAAAACGAGGAGAGCATCTATTCGGTGATCCCGCTGTCGGTGGAACCGACAAACTGGACTGGTAACGGCAACGGAACGTTTAATTTTCAAACAGCGGATAGGTTAAAAAGAGAATTAAGGCCAATTGTTTTTGAGCGGGTAGAAAGGTCGAAAAACGTTCTCGAATTTCCTATATTAATAACCATGAATGAAGCCGCAAAATTCGAATCAACCGACTCATTCACGCGGCTTCAGAATCGCTCTTATGATGCTCGCAGTAACCAGGTGGTTAATCTTCCACAGACAGAATCACTAGCATATGATCTGGCAGAAGTAAGCAAAAAACGCTTTTCGCCTGAAATGGATTTTGTTTTAACGCGGATCAGTCACCAGCAGTTGGCGGTCCTGCTTAAGGAATCGGTGACTTCGTTCCGTTATCGCAATGATTTGGACGATATTTTTTCCGGACAGGAACCCAGGGTTTCGATCTATAGTTCTCTTTATAATGTTGAAGGTATTACGAATGGTGCCTATTATTATGACAGTATGGAACATAGATTACTTGAAATCCAACAAGGAGACCATCGTATGCTCTTGCAGTCAGGTTTGTCCTTTGATAACGTCAATCTGCAGCAGGTGCCTCTTTGTCTGCATGTTGCATGCAATAGGGATTTTTACCAGGAAGATCTAGGATACAGAGGCTACCGAATTTTACAAATGGAAGCAGGCATGCTCGTGCAAAGATTGCTTTTAACATCCTCCGCCCTTGGACTGGGAGGGCATCCACTGCTTGGTTTCAATGCAAGCATGGCGGATGAGCTTTACAAAATGAGTGAACAAACGAGCCTGATCCAGATTCCAATCGGTTCATATCGCCCGAAACCGTGGTTAAGAGGAAGTTTGCATAGTTAG
- a CDS encoding alpha/beta hydrolase-fold protein codes for MIESFEVSLFGKERRIRIYVPSGDAGKRYPVVYMHDGQNVFGNEESIGGVGLELDKFLEKNKIDLMVVAIDQNSADRVNEYCPWKNGEYTTKLLGKPSTQGGKGKEYMEFIVNELKPLIDSEYPASPNQTYMAGISLGSLISVYAACTYPHIFKRVAGLSSGFYRNQEEIEQLLKDTDLTSLEKIYLDCGTNEGGKKLAAPFLDTNKSVFSIIEQKEVQAELKVIEGAEHHYTAFKQRISDVISYLVS; via the coding sequence ATGATAGAAAGTTTTGAAGTTTCATTGTTTGGCAAGGAAAGAAGAATCCGGATATATGTCCCCTCTGGAGACGCGGGTAAACGGTATCCAGTGGTGTATATGCATGATGGCCAGAATGTATTTGGCAATGAAGAGTCAATTGGCGGTGTTGGTCTTGAGCTGGATAAGTTCCTGGAAAAGAATAAGATTGACCTGATGGTGGTGGCAATTGACCAGAATTCTGCAGATCGGGTCAATGAGTATTGTCCCTGGAAAAATGGTGAGTATACAACAAAGCTGCTTGGCAAACCGAGTACCCAAGGCGGGAAAGGGAAGGAGTATATGGAGTTTATTGTAAATGAATTAAAGCCTTTAATTGATTCTGAGTATCCTGCCAGCCCAAATCAAACCTATATGGCAGGCATTTCATTGGGGAGTTTGATTTCAGTCTACGCTGCATGCACATATCCTCATATTTTTAAGAGAGTTGCTGGACTTTCTTCCGGCTTTTATCGGAATCAGGAAGAAATCGAGCAGCTGCTTAAGGATACAGATTTAACTTCACTTGAAAAAATATATTTAGATTGCGGTACCAATGAAGGCGGCAAAAAACTCGCAGCACCGTTTCTTGATACAAACAAATCGGTTTTTTCAATAATTGAACAGAAAGAAGTACAGGCAGAATTGAAAGTGATTGAAGGGGCCGAGCATCATTACACAGCTTTTAAACAGCGAATTTCAGATGTCATTTCTTATCTGGTGTCATAA
- a CDS encoding cysteine desulfurase-like protein: MRLADKFPIEQVRERFPSLSRRDDGRQVIYFDGPGGTQMVDFALESMYRYIRNGMANLHGTFNTSADTDAMLEKGREAVADLLGCKANEVAFGANMTTHAFAIARSLAGFINEGDEIVVTELDHRANVDPWITLARDQGAEIKFLKLDSDKYSLKLDELDQIVTPKTKLVAVGMSSNVTGTVTNLNPVIKRAKEVGALTVVDAVHGVPHLPINVQELDCDILLCSAYKFFGPHVGIAVVRESLFEKLPVYKLKPAPAEIPYKLETGTQNHEGIAGVMGAIQFIEELGYGETRRERLLSGMHAIDEYEQELAAEVENFLRTLPEVTLYRAASGRKTPTFAFTIEGHHSREVTAWLAKNYNICVADGDFYASTMAEVLDVYPSGGWVRIGLAPYNTKEEIQQFKTGLKAYIEQHQKNAVRF; the protein is encoded by the coding sequence ATGAGGTTGGCTGATAAGTTTCCGATTGAGCAGGTGAGGGAACGGTTTCCGTCTTTAAGCCGTAGAGATGATGGCCGGCAAGTCATTTATTTTGACGGGCCAGGCGGGACGCAGATGGTTGATTTTGCGCTCGAATCGATGTATCGGTACATAAGGAATGGGATGGCGAATCTCCACGGAACCTTCAATACCAGTGCCGACACAGATGCGATGCTGGAAAAAGGCAGGGAAGCAGTAGCGGATTTGCTTGGATGCAAGGCGAATGAAGTGGCATTTGGCGCAAACATGACCACTCATGCCTTTGCGATTGCACGTAGTCTGGCTGGTTTCATCAATGAAGGCGACGAAATAGTTGTCACTGAGCTAGACCATCGTGCAAATGTAGATCCATGGATCACCTTGGCAAGGGACCAAGGTGCAGAAATAAAGTTCCTGAAGCTTGACTCTGATAAGTACAGTCTTAAGCTTGATGAGTTAGACCAGATTGTTACGCCAAAAACAAAACTGGTCGCGGTTGGAATGTCATCGAATGTTACCGGGACCGTGACTAATCTGAATCCCGTAATAAAACGGGCGAAGGAGGTCGGGGCACTGACGGTTGTCGATGCAGTCCATGGTGTGCCACATTTACCGATCAATGTTCAGGAGTTGGACTGTGACATCCTTCTGTGCTCGGCGTACAAGTTTTTTGGTCCGCATGTTGGGATTGCTGTTGTCAGGGAGAGTCTTTTTGAAAAACTTCCGGTTTATAAGCTGAAGCCTGCTCCTGCAGAGATTCCTTATAAACTAGAGACAGGAACTCAAAATCATGAAGGCATTGCTGGGGTGATGGGTGCCATCCAATTCATTGAAGAACTGGGCTATGGCGAGACGAGAAGAGAAAGATTGCTGTCTGGTATGCATGCGATTGATGAATATGAGCAGGAGCTTGCTGCCGAAGTGGAGAACTTTCTGAGAACCCTGCCAGAAGTGACTCTGTATAGAGCAGCATCAGGCCGCAAAACGCCGACATTTGCTTTTACCATAGAAGGACATCATTCACGTGAAGTCACTGCATGGCTCGCCAAAAATTACAATATTTGTGTTGCAGATGGAGACTTCTATGCTTCCACAATGGCTGAGGTGTTGGATGTCTATCCATCAGGCGGTTGGGTTCGAATCGGGCTTGCTCCATATAATACAAAGGAAGAAATCCAGCAGTTCAAAACTGGCCTGAAAGCTTATATTGAACAGCATCAAAAAAATGCCGTCAGGTTTTAA
- a CDS encoding YkvA family protein, with translation MSNAMEQFKVRMKKIKEDIFVIAEAYKHPDTPFYIKLFALIVVAYAFSPIDLIPDFIPILGYLDDLILVPLGIALLLKLLPDHVIQESREKVAATGRVKKKNWLAGAMILLLWAAVIYWLIGLFVQSH, from the coding sequence ATGAGTAACGCTATGGAACAATTCAAAGTTCGGATGAAAAAAATCAAAGAAGACATCTTTGTTATTGCAGAAGCTTACAAACACCCGGATACACCATTTTATATTAAGCTGTTCGCATTGATTGTAGTTGCCTATGCTTTCAGCCCTATCGATTTAATTCCAGATTTTATACCGATCCTCGGTTACCTGGATGACCTCATCCTCGTACCGCTGGGAATTGCGCTTCTGTTAAAACTGCTACCTGATCATGTCATTCAGGAATCACGTGAGAAAGTGGCAGCAACCGGAAGGGTGAAAAAGAAGAATTGGCTGGCAGGAGCAATGATTTTATTGTTGTGGGCAGCCGTTATCTATTGGCTGATTGGTCTATTTGTTCAATCCCATTAG